The Porites lutea chromosome 4, jaPorLute2.1, whole genome shotgun sequence genome contains a region encoding:
- the LOC140932952 gene encoding protein NATD1-like: protein MRQFFRRFSSYIAMSSYEVKHNVKGREFFIALDKGKAVLLYENEGHNTINMYHTQVPTELRGQGIAGQLAKAALDYAVNEDAKVKLTCTYLQKYVNDHPSPDYTSRVVAP from the exons ATGAGGCAATTTTTTCGTCGATTTTCTTCGTACATAGCGATGAGTTCCTACGAAGTAAAGCACAATGTGAAAGGACGTGAATTTTTTATAGCCCTAGATAAAG GAAAGGCTGTATTGTTGTATGAAAATGAAGGACACAATACCATAAATATGTATCACACCCAAGTACCAACTGAATTGAGAGGACAGGGAATTGCTGGACAGTTGGCTAAA GCAGCTCTGGATTATGCTGTAAATGAAGATGCCAAGGTCAAATTGACATGTACATATTTGCAGAAATACGTGAATGACCATCCTTCCCCAGACTACACATCTCGCGTTGTAGCACCTTAA